One window of the Natronomonas marina genome contains the following:
- a CDS encoding thiamine pyrophosphate-binding protein codes for MTDAYTGADLFVDALEQYGVEHVFGNPGTTELPIMNALADSDVEYVLGLQEDIATGMAAGYASTRRYHADGDPSVNPLGVVNLHITPGLAHGLGNVFGAMYGGAPVLVTAGNHELDFRHEEPLLTGDLEEMVSQFCKYSAEVTHVDALPTLLRRAARIALTPPTGPVFLSLPADVMQTETDADPERLGSIPDAGSGDPDNVEAAADYLVEADQPVLVVGDHVARAGTDAVEAAVRLAEAAGARVHGEILACEVNYPTEHDQWISFIGPDEDIASMLMDTDTLALVGCSTNTTLLRHENPLVSEDTTIVQASSDAHEVGKNQPADAAVVGDPGRVMDAIAERVEERLDEAERQERIQYVQTMKAGLESTMKQMGEDEKPEGDTRSSKAELVDNMKAVDPDTYIVDEGVTSKFALLTRFPFEAEQYLSNKGGGLGYGLPAAVGAAIAESMRDDPRTVVGYIGDGSYLYYPNTIYSAVRHDVDLTVVVPDNRNYRILKDNTVKMMGGEDDDYEFVGMDFDPHVDIPANAESHGARGHLVETPEEFPEVYEAALSSSGTDIIDVLVHD; via the coding sequence ATGACGGACGCCTACACGGGCGCGGACCTGTTCGTCGACGCGCTCGAGCAGTACGGGGTCGAACACGTCTTCGGTAATCCCGGTACGACGGAGCTACCCATCATGAACGCCCTCGCGGACAGCGACGTCGAGTACGTTCTCGGTCTCCAGGAGGACATCGCCACCGGGATGGCCGCCGGCTACGCCTCCACGCGGCGCTACCACGCCGACGGCGACCCGTCGGTCAACCCGCTGGGCGTCGTGAACCTCCACATCACCCCCGGCCTGGCCCACGGTCTCGGCAACGTCTTCGGCGCGATGTACGGCGGCGCGCCGGTGCTCGTGACCGCGGGCAACCACGAACTCGACTTCCGGCACGAGGAACCGCTACTGACCGGCGACCTCGAGGAGATGGTGAGTCAGTTCTGCAAGTACTCCGCGGAGGTGACCCACGTCGACGCGCTGCCGACGCTGCTGCGTCGGGCCGCCCGAATCGCGCTGACCCCGCCGACCGGTCCGGTCTTCCTCTCGTTGCCCGCTGACGTGATGCAGACCGAGACCGACGCCGACCCCGAACGGCTCGGGTCGATCCCCGACGCCGGGTCGGGCGACCCCGACAACGTCGAGGCCGCCGCCGACTACCTCGTCGAGGCCGATCAGCCGGTCCTCGTCGTCGGCGACCACGTCGCCCGCGCCGGCACCGACGCCGTCGAGGCCGCCGTCAGACTCGCAGAGGCGGCCGGCGCCCGCGTCCACGGCGAAATCCTGGCCTGCGAGGTCAACTACCCCACCGAGCACGACCAGTGGATCTCCTTTATCGGCCCCGACGAGGACATCGCCTCGATGCTGATGGACACCGACACGCTGGCGCTGGTCGGCTGTTCGACCAACACGACGCTTCTGCGCCACGAGAACCCCCTCGTCTCGGAGGACACGACGATCGTCCAGGCGTCCAGCGACGCCCACGAGGTGGGCAAGAACCAGCCGGCCGACGCGGCCGTCGTCGGCGACCCCGGTCGCGTGATGGACGCCATCGCCGAGCGCGTCGAGGAGCGCCTCGACGAGGCCGAACGCCAGGAGCGCATCCAGTACGTCCAGACGATGAAGGCCGGCCTCGAGTCCACGATGAAGCAGATGGGCGAAGACGAGAAACCCGAGGGCGACACCCGATCGTCGAAAGCCGAACTCGTGGACAACATGAAGGCCGTCGACCCGGACACCTACATCGTCGACGAGGGCGTCACCTCGAAGTTCGCGCTTCTGACCCGCTTTCCCTTCGAGGCCGAGCAGTACCTCTCCAACAAGGGCGGTGGCCTCGGCTACGGGCTCCCCGCCGCCGTCGGCGCCGCCATCGCCGAGTCGATGCGGGACGACCCCAGGACCGTCGTCGGCTACATCGGTGACGGCTCCTATCTGTACTACCCCAACACCATCTACTCGGCGGTCCGCCACGACGTCGACTTGACCGTCGTCGTCCCCGACAACCGCAACTACCGCATCCTCAAGGACAACACGGTGAAGATGATGGGCGGCGAGGACGACGACTACGAGTTCGTCGGCATGGACTTCGACCCGCACGTCGACATCCCGGCCAACGCCGAGAGCCACGGCGCCCGCGGCCACCTCGTCGAGACGCCCGAGGAGTTCCCCGAGGTGTACGAGGCGGCGCTCTCATCCAGCGGCACCGACATCATCGACGTGCTCGTCCACGACTGA
- a CDS encoding SDR family NAD(P)-dependent oxidoreductase, which translates to MLEQYSVEGKTAIVTGSSQGIGEVTAKRFADGGADVVVTSRSQEKIDEVAADINDSDRPGEAIAVECDVRDRDAVEALVDATVEEFGGLDTMVNNAGASFMAGFDDISENGWKTIVDINLHGTFHCSQVAGQRMQDGDGGTIINFASVAGTDGSPYMSHYGAAKAGVVNLTRTLAYEYADHGIRVNCIAPGFVATPGVASQMGVSADEVDRSEVKRRMGVSEEIADIVQFLATEASSYIVGETITAKGLPSIEESPDV; encoded by the coding sequence ATGCTAGAGCAGTACAGCGTCGAAGGCAAGACGGCCATCGTCACCGGATCGAGCCAGGGCATCGGCGAGGTGACCGCGAAACGGTTCGCCGACGGCGGCGCCGACGTCGTCGTCACCTCTCGCTCGCAGGAGAAGATCGACGAGGTCGCCGCCGACATCAACGACAGCGACCGGCCGGGCGAGGCCATCGCCGTCGAGTGCGATGTCCGCGACCGGGACGCCGTCGAGGCCCTCGTCGACGCCACCGTCGAGGAGTTCGGCGGTCTCGACACGATGGTCAACAACGCCGGCGCCTCGTTCATGGCCGGGTTCGACGACATCTCCGAGAACGGCTGGAAGACCATCGTTGACATCAACCTCCACGGCACGTTCCATTGCTCGCAGGTCGCCGGCCAGCGGATGCAGGACGGCGACGGCGGCACCATCATCAACTTCGCCTCGGTCGCGGGGACCGACGGATCGCCGTACATGAGCCACTACGGGGCCGCCAAGGCCGGCGTTGTCAACCTGACGCGGACGCTGGCCTACGAGTACGCCGACCACGGCATCAGGGTCAACTGCATCGCACCGGGGTTCGTCGCCACGCCGGGCGTCGCCTCCCAGATGGGCGTCTCCGCCGACGAGGTCGACCGCAGCGAGGTGAAACGTCGGATGGGCGTCTCCGAGGAGATCGCCGACATCGTCCAGTTCCTCGCCACCGAGGCCTCCTCCTACATCGTCGGCGAAACTATCACGGCGAAAGGCTTACCGAGCATCGAGGAGAGCCCGGACGTATGA
- a CDS encoding TIGR04024 family LLM class F420-dependent oxidoreductase produces the protein MTERDVSLPVAAQPSVDALVEQAQLGESLGYDTAWLPESWGRNTVSTLSCIARDTDEIDIGSSILPVYSRSPALLGQSAATLQEVSDGRFRLGLGPSGPIVIENWHGVEFGNPLRRTRETVEIVKQVTSGETVDYDGEYFDLEGFRLRCAPPDPAPPVEVAAMGPKAVELAGRFADGWHGVMLTRDGIEDRLEDFERGADLGDRDRSTQRVTLSLTCCALDDAERAKRLVKQHAAFYIGGMGTYYRDNLARQGHEEIAHEIYDDWQAGDQEAAVAAFPEDLLEELAAWGTPEEARERFERFAEIDGVDAVSVSFPRAADLDAIESTMRALAPE, from the coding sequence GTGACCGAACGCGACGTCTCGCTCCCGGTGGCCGCCCAGCCGAGCGTCGACGCACTCGTCGAACAGGCCCAACTCGGGGAGTCACTCGGCTACGACACGGCGTGGCTCCCCGAGTCGTGGGGACGAAACACCGTGTCGACGCTCTCCTGTATCGCACGCGACACCGACGAGATCGACATCGGGAGCTCCATCCTGCCGGTGTACTCGCGGTCGCCGGCGCTGCTCGGTCAGTCGGCCGCGACGCTGCAAGAGGTCTCCGACGGCCGATTCCGGCTCGGACTCGGTCCCTCGGGACCGATCGTCATCGAGAACTGGCACGGCGTGGAGTTCGGGAACCCGCTGCGGCGGACCCGCGAGACAGTCGAGATCGTCAAGCAGGTCACGAGCGGCGAGACGGTCGACTACGACGGCGAGTACTTCGACCTCGAGGGGTTCCGGCTGCGGTGTGCCCCACCCGACCCGGCGCCGCCGGTCGAGGTCGCCGCGATGGGTCCGAAAGCCGTCGAGTTGGCCGGCCGGTTCGCCGACGGCTGGCACGGGGTCATGCTGACCCGGGACGGTATCGAGGACCGACTCGAGGACTTCGAGCGCGGCGCCGACCTCGGCGACCGGGACCGCAGCACCCAGCGCGTGACCCTGTCGCTGACCTGCTGTGCGCTCGATGACGCCGAGCGCGCAAAGCGGCTGGTCAAGCAGCACGCTGCCTTCTACATCGGCGGGATGGGCACCTACTACCGCGACAACCTCGCCCGGCAGGGTCACGAGGAGATTGCCCACGAGATATACGACGACTGGCAGGCCGGCGACCAGGAGGCGGCCGTCGCGGCGTTCCCCGAGGACCTGCTCGAGGAACTGGCCGCCTGGGGGACGCCCGAAGAGGCCCGCGAGCGCTTCGAGCGGTTCGCCGAAATCGACGGCGTCGACGCCGTCTCGGTGTCGTTCCCGCGGGCCGCCGACCTCGATGCCATCGAGTCGACGATGCGGGCGCTGGCGCCCGAGTGA
- a CDS encoding DMT family transporter produces the protein MSRLSATALFVTLATMWGLSFPAISVGLEYLPPLLFAAFRYDTAALLLLGYAVVATDSWRPVGRNNLEAVLWGGLFLVAGNGLLFIGQQTVSSGVAAILQALVPIVTALFALALLDERLSAVGSVGVALGFLGIGLIVQPDPNNLLAGDTVGRLIVLGQVVSVALGGVLVDRAAPSMERVAMTGWAMLVGGVVLHLLSLGAGERVPATLAAPPALGAVIYLGVFSTALAFLIYFTILEERGAFETSLVAYLVPLVATAAGIFLLGESVGLLSIVGFVVVFAGFALLKRHALVDLVAAGVS, from the coding sequence GTGTCCCGGCTGTCCGCTACCGCGCTGTTCGTGACCCTCGCGACGATGTGGGGGCTGTCCTTCCCCGCGATCTCGGTGGGTCTGGAGTACCTCCCGCCGCTGCTGTTCGCGGCGTTCCGCTACGACACCGCCGCGTTGCTGTTGCTCGGCTACGCCGTCGTCGCGACGGATAGCTGGCGCCCAGTCGGCCGGAACAACCTCGAGGCCGTCCTGTGGGGCGGACTGTTCCTCGTCGCCGGCAACGGCCTGCTGTTCATCGGCCAGCAGACCGTCTCGAGCGGCGTGGCGGCCATCCTGCAGGCACTCGTCCCCATCGTGACGGCGCTGTTCGCGCTGGCACTGCTGGACGAGCGGCTCTCGGCGGTCGGGAGCGTCGGCGTCGCCCTCGGCTTCCTCGGTATCGGCCTCATCGTCCAGCCGGACCCGAACAACCTCCTGGCCGGCGACACCGTCGGCCGGCTCATCGTCCTCGGGCAGGTCGTCAGCGTCGCGCTCGGCGGCGTCCTCGTCGACCGGGCCGCCCCGTCGATGGAGCGGGTCGCCATGACCGGCTGGGCGATGCTCGTCGGCGGCGTCGTTCTCCACTTGCTGAGTCTCGGCGCCGGCGAACGGGTGCCGGCGACCCTGGCGGCTCCGCCCGCCCTCGGCGCCGTGATCTATCTCGGCGTCTTCTCGACCGCGCTGGCGTTCCTCATCTACTTCACGATCCTCGAGGAGCGCGGTGCCTTCGAGACCAGCCTCGTGGCGTATCTCGTTCCGCTCGTCGCAACCGCCGCCGGCATCTTCCTCCTGGGGGAGTCGGTCGGCCTCCTCTCTATCGTCGGATTCGTCGTCGTCTTCGCGGGGTTCGCGCTCCTGAAACGCCACGCGCTCGTCGACCTGGTCGCCGCCGGCGTCAGTTGA
- a CDS encoding cupin domain-containing protein encodes MEYEVIDLEEAPVTDLSEIEALPPDLDIKPVGDLLGLEEMRVTVWYFEPGEEIQYHAHSEQEELYYVVEGEFSLKLGRSGEEEYVDVEEGALWAAGPKIGHGHRYTGDDRGVVLSVGAPPVEDPGLNPHDIDE; translated from the coding sequence ATGGAGTACGAAGTGATCGACCTCGAGGAGGCGCCCGTGACCGACCTTTCGGAGATAGAGGCCCTACCGCCGGACCTGGACATAAAGCCCGTCGGCGACCTGCTGGGGCTCGAGGAGATGCGGGTGACGGTGTGGTACTTCGAGCCGGGAGAGGAGATACAGTACCACGCTCACAGCGAGCAGGAGGAGCTCTACTACGTCGTCGAGGGGGAGTTCTCGCTGAAACTCGGTCGCTCCGGCGAGGAGGAGTACGTCGACGTCGAGGAGGGGGCGCTGTGGGCTGCCGGCCCGAAGATCGGCCACGGCCACCGCTACACCGGCGACGACCGAGGGGTCGTCCTCTCGGTCGGCGCGCCGCCGGTCGAGGACCCCGGGCTCAACCCCCACGATATAGACGAGTGA
- a CDS encoding glutaredoxin family protein: protein MSITLYRLEGCPFCEFVVDKLDELDLEYDSVWVEGPHSKRDEVKAITGQRQVPVVVDDDYGVSMSQSSRIFEFLETTYGDADSPEEVEAAF from the coding sequence ATGTCCATCACGCTCTACCGGCTGGAGGGCTGTCCGTTCTGCGAGTTCGTCGTCGACAAACTGGACGAACTGGACCTCGAGTACGACAGCGTCTGGGTCGAGGGTCCCCACTCGAAGCGCGACGAGGTGAAGGCCATCACCGGCCAGCGACAGGTGCCGGTCGTGGTCGACGACGACTACGGCGTCTCGATGAGCCAGTCGTCGCGCATCTTCGAGTTCCTCGAGACGACCTACGGCGACGCCGACTCGCCCGAGGAGGTCGAGGCGGCGTTCTGA
- a CDS encoding acyl-CoA dehydrogenase family protein, translating to MATQEAQQAGINFETDEETNLILSSLEEFIEREVEPLEDELGETWSNPRKRHEDDGRLVPEVQEAIQKVREASGEAGFYAMNLPEEVGGEGVSNVTWYRAIKHVASTGPGLSEYVLAGPEGPKPLLAQAEGEQIEEYLKPCVRGEKSTAFAQTEPGVGSDSPNMSTTAEKDGDEWVLDGRKQWITNAPYADFVQVFARTSPIEEMGRYGGITCFIVEDDEYEVASLNNAVGMTGMQGEIALDGVRIPDDRVLGTEDGAFYDAMEFLSLGRLEIGGRALGHAEFLIEQGVEYANEREAFGRPIGKFQGISHKLARARANAFAADAAALRLAWLMDNGEQAIQESSIVKYLASNVMFDIADDVVQVHGGNGLSEDNPFMDELQTARILRIVEGTDEIQLNTIAKELGVN from the coding sequence ATGGCAACGCAGGAGGCCCAACAGGCGGGCATCAACTTCGAGACGGACGAAGAGACGAACCTCATTCTCTCCAGCCTCGAAGAGTTCATCGAGCGAGAGGTCGAGCCGCTCGAGGACGAGTTGGGCGAGACGTGGTCGAATCCACGGAAGCGACACGAAGACGACGGCCGGCTCGTCCCCGAAGTGCAGGAGGCTATCCAGAAGGTCCGCGAGGCCAGCGGCGAGGCCGGCTTCTACGCGATGAACCTCCCCGAGGAGGTCGGGGGGGAGGGCGTCTCCAACGTCACCTGGTACCGGGCGATAAAGCACGTCGCCTCGACCGGGCCGGGGCTGTCGGAGTACGTTCTGGCCGGGCCGGAGGGACCGAAGCCACTGCTGGCACAGGCCGAGGGCGAGCAAATCGAGGAGTACCTGAAGCCCTGCGTCCGCGGCGAGAAGTCGACCGCCTTCGCACAGACGGAGCCCGGCGTCGGCTCGGACTCGCCGAACATGTCGACGACCGCCGAGAAGGACGGCGACGAGTGGGTGCTCGACGGCCGCAAGCAGTGGATAACCAACGCGCCGTACGCCGACTTCGTGCAGGTGTTCGCCCGGACCTCGCCCATCGAGGAGATGGGGCGGTACGGCGGCATCACCTGCTTCATCGTCGAGGACGACGAGTACGAGGTGGCCTCGCTGAACAACGCCGTCGGGATGACGGGCATGCAGGGCGAAATCGCCCTCGACGGGGTGCGGATTCCCGACGACCGGGTGCTCGGTACGGAGGACGGCGCCTTCTACGACGCCATGGAGTTCCTCTCGCTCGGACGACTCGAGATCGGCGGACGGGCGCTCGGACACGCCGAGTTCCTCATAGAGCAAGGCGTCGAGTACGCAAACGAGCGGGAGGCGTTCGGCCGACCCATCGGCAAGTTCCAGGGAATCTCGCACAAACTCGCCCGCGCTCGGGCCAACGCCTTCGCCGCGGACGCCGCCGCGCTCCGGCTCGCGTGGCTGATGGACAACGGCGAACAGGCCATCCAGGAGTCCTCCATCGTGAAGTACCTCGCCTCGAACGTCATGTTCGACATCGCGGACGACGTCGTCCAGGTTCACGGCGGTAACGGCCTCTCCGAGGACAACCCCTTCATGGACGAACTCCAGACCGCCCGCATCCTCCGCATCGTCGAGGGGACCGACGAGATCCAGCTGAACACCATCGCCAAGGAACTCGGCGTGAACTGA
- a CDS encoding peroxiredoxin family protein, whose protein sequence is MPPSVGERAPAFEALLCDGETFRATALADRIGERGAVLVFDGFVFSAIAQNWWIRYEKADWDAFDGVTVSGVVRDGPYSINEFLRQLDSPFSIFSDLEGDVASAYDLLVEREGMAGTRTPRRAIFVLDGEGVVRHAWDTDEWIHPVPREEIETAVEDLPAQ, encoded by the coding sequence ATGCCACCGTCAGTCGGCGAGCGGGCTCCGGCGTTCGAGGCACTGCTGTGTGACGGCGAGACGTTCAGGGCGACGGCGTTGGCCGACCGCATCGGCGAGCGGGGGGCGGTCCTCGTCTTCGACGGCTTCGTCTTCTCGGCCATCGCACAGAACTGGTGGATTCGCTACGAGAAGGCCGACTGGGACGCCTTCGACGGCGTCACCGTCTCCGGCGTCGTCCGGGACGGTCCCTACTCGATCAACGAGTTCCTCAGGCAACTCGACAGCCCCTTCTCGATTTTCTCCGACCTCGAGGGCGACGTCGCCTCGGCGTACGACCTCCTCGTCGAGCGCGAGGGGATGGCTGGCACGAGAACGCCCCGCCGAGCGATATTCGTCCTCGACGGCGAGGGCGTCGTCCGGCACGCCTGGGACACCGACGAGTGGATTCATCCGGTGCCCCGCGAGGAGATAGAGACGGCCGTCGAGGACCTGCCCGCTCAGTAA
- a CDS encoding CaiB/BaiF CoA transferase family protein — MRLDGVRVLDLTRLLPGPYATQLLADAGADVVKIEDTGAGDYARHMPPATDDGVGAVFDAVNRGKRSVAIDLKDDAGRDAFYDLVADADVVIESFRPGVTERLGVDYDTLTDYREDLVYCSLTGYGQSGPYADRPGHDVNYVGLAGLLDMTRTDVDEAPQMPGYQIADMAGGLLAAFSICSALLSRELGNTGGEYLDVALTDAVVSFSQAIAPEALGDGDPRPGETPLTGAFPWYDVYEAADGRYVTLGALEPKFWAAFCEAIDRPDLAGKHMTSDPAEREALREELTEIFRSRTRDEWAEAMADVDAAVDGVYTPTETFEHPQIEARGYIERPEDGAPRVGIPVCGTDVSRDGTDEAPAHGEHTEEVLAAAGVDESDLERLREAGVVN; from the coding sequence ATGCGACTCGACGGCGTTCGCGTGCTTGACCTCACGCGACTGCTCCCCGGACCGTACGCGACCCAGTTGCTCGCCGACGCGGGCGCGGACGTGGTGAAAATCGAAGACACCGGCGCGGGCGACTACGCCCGGCACATGCCTCCGGCGACCGACGACGGCGTCGGCGCCGTCTTCGACGCGGTCAACCGGGGCAAGCGAAGCGTCGCTATCGACCTCAAGGACGACGCCGGCCGCGACGCGTTCTACGATCTCGTCGCCGACGCCGACGTCGTCATCGAGAGCTTCCGGCCCGGCGTGACCGAACGTCTCGGCGTCGATTACGACACGCTGACCGACTATCGGGAGGATCTGGTCTACTGTTCGCTCACGGGCTACGGGCAGAGCGGTCCCTACGCCGACCGGCCCGGCCACGACGTCAACTACGTCGGTCTCGCGGGTCTGCTCGACATGACCCGGACGGACGTCGACGAGGCTCCGCAGATGCCTGGGTACCAGATCGCCGACATGGCCGGCGGACTGCTCGCGGCCTTCTCGATCTGTTCGGCGCTCCTGTCGCGCGAACTCGGCAACACCGGCGGCGAGTATCTCGACGTGGCACTGACCGACGCCGTGGTTTCGTTCTCGCAGGCGATCGCACCCGAGGCGCTCGGCGACGGTGACCCCCGCCCCGGCGAGACGCCGCTCACCGGGGCGTTTCCCTGGTACGACGTCTACGAGGCCGCCGACGGCCGATACGTCACGCTCGGCGCGCTCGAACCCAAGTTCTGGGCGGCCTTCTGTGAGGCGATCGACCGCCCGGACCTCGCCGGCAAGCACATGACGAGCGACCCGGCCGAACGCGAGGCGCTCCGCGAGGAGTTGACCGAGATATTCCGGTCGAGAACCCGCGACGAGTGGGCAGAGGCGATGGCCGACGTCGACGCGGCGGTCGACGGCGTCTACACCCCAACGGAGACGTTCGAGCACCCCCAGATCGAGGCCCGCGGGTACATCGAGCGCCCCGAGGACGGAGCGCCACGGGTGGGGATTCCGGTATGCGGCACCGACGTCTCCAGGGATGGCACCGACGAGGCGCCGGCCCACGGCGAACACACCGAGGAGGTTCTGGCGGCGGCCGGAGTCGACGAGAGCGACCTCGAACGGCTTCGGGAGGCGGGCGTCGTCAACTGA
- a CDS encoding SIR2 family NAD-dependent protein deacylase, producing MDQRELEFAAGAIRDADSVVAMTGAGVSTASGLPDFRSEDGLWTEYDPQEFHVSRFRADPEGFWRDRAELVEEMFGDGVEPNAAHEALARLETGGVLDGLVTQNVDGLHQAAGSEDPVEIHGNGRRVVCTGCNRRQDADPVFKRVREGTVPPTCDHCDEVLKPDVVLFGEQLPDHALFRAQSLSESADTYLVVGSSLAVEPAASLPRTAAERGATIVVVNLEETAISDRAEYDFRADVTEALPRLADAVLE from the coding sequence ATGGACCAGCGGGAACTCGAGTTCGCGGCCGGGGCCATCCGCGACGCCGACTCCGTCGTTGCGATGACCGGCGCCGGCGTCTCGACGGCCTCCGGCCTCCCCGACTTCCGCTCGGAGGACGGCCTCTGGACGGAGTACGACCCCCAGGAGTTCCACGTCTCGCGGTTCCGGGCGGACCCGGAGGGCTTCTGGCGCGACCGCGCGGAACTCGTCGAGGAGATGTTCGGCGACGGCGTCGAGCCAAACGCCGCCCACGAGGCGCTCGCACGGCTCGAGACCGGCGGCGTTCTCGACGGCCTCGTCACGCAGAACGTCGACGGGCTCCACCAGGCGGCCGGTAGCGAGGACCCCGTCGAGATCCACGGCAACGGCCGCCGCGTCGTCTGTACGGGCTGTAACCGCCGTCAGGACGCTGACCCCGTCTTCAAGCGGGTCCGGGAGGGGACCGTCCCGCCGACCTGCGACCACTGCGACGAGGTGCTGAAACCCGACGTCGTCCTCTTCGGCGAGCAGTTACCCGACCATGCGCTGTTCCGGGCGCAGTCGCTCTCGGAGTCCGCCGACACCTACCTCGTCGTCGGCTCCTCGCTCGCCGTCGAGCCCGCCGCCTCGCTGCCGCGGACGGCGGCCGAGCGGGGCGCCACCATCGTCGTCGTCAACCTCGAGGAGACGGCCATCTCCGACCGCGCCGAGTACGACTTCCGGGCGGACGTCACCGAGGCGCTGCCCCGGCTGGCGGACGCGGTCCTGGAGTAG
- a CDS encoding MBL fold metallo-hydrolase — MESRSTLGRVHRLAFEVDWPPGDVACYLLEGPEPVLVDAATPDNDAAFRDRLAGHGYEPGDIEHLVVTHPHVDHIGQVPTVLEDGDPTVYAPASVRERLARDPDDVETRVRRNCTEAGFPEEQCETAVEMAVESLERNAELLDPGAVDRWIDPGDTTDVGGLEVGAVHVPGHQADHLSYSAEIDGDRVLFSGDMAMEPLRPVLLHDGLDDGHREAFDAFYTALDRLAALEVARVYPGHGPVHTDLAGSVERDRRSLDDRLRQVRELVADGYSTAPGVAMTLAGERDIKYLIPETMSALSHLERTGEVSAEPTDGVRHYSV, encoded by the coding sequence ATGGAGTCTCGAAGCACACTGGGCCGCGTCCACCGGCTCGCCTTCGAGGTGGACTGGCCGCCCGGCGACGTCGCCTGCTACCTCCTCGAGGGACCGGAGCCGGTTCTCGTCGACGCCGCCACGCCCGACAACGACGCGGCGTTCCGCGACCGTCTCGCGGGACACGGCTACGAACCGGGTGACATCGAGCACCTCGTCGTCACCCACCCGCATGTCGACCACATCGGGCAGGTACCGACGGTGCTGGAGGATGGCGATCCGACCGTGTACGCGCCGGCGAGCGTCCGCGAACGACTGGCACGCGATCCCGACGACGTGGAGACGCGCGTCCGTCGCAACTGCACCGAGGCGGGCTTCCCCGAAGAACAGTGCGAGACGGCCGTCGAGATGGCCGTCGAGTCACTGGAGCGGAACGCGGAACTGCTCGACCCCGGGGCCGTCGACCGCTGGATCGACCCCGGAGACACCACCGACGTCGGCGGCCTCGAGGTCGGGGCGGTCCACGTCCCGGGGCACCAGGCCGACCACCTGAGCTACTCCGCCGAGATCGACGGCGATCGCGTCCTGTTCTCCGGCGACATGGCGATGGAGCCGCTCCGACCGGTCCTCCTGCACGACGGTCTCGACGACGGCCACCGCGAGGCGTTCGACGCCTTCTACACCGCTCTCGACCGCCTGGCCGCGCTCGAGGTCGCCCGGGTCTACCCCGGCCACGGGCCCGTCCACACCGACCTCGCGGGCTCCGTCGAGCGGGACCGACGGAGCCTCGACGACCGTCTCCGGCAGGTCCGAGAGCTCGTCGCCGACGGCTACTCGACGGCGCCCGGCGTCGCCATGACGCTCGCGGGCGAGCGGGACATCAAGTATCTCATCCCCGAGACGATGAGCGCGCTGTCCCACCTCGAGCGGACCGGCGAGGTGTCGGCCGAACCCACCGACGGCGTCCGACACTACAGCGTATGA